Genomic window (Cyprinus carpio isolate SPL01 chromosome B7, ASM1834038v1, whole genome shotgun sequence):
cggcagctggtttagtccaaaaatgatcagtactttttgcagttgggtctgttcgaggtcggatcatgttctcaccacaaacgaaccactccagagttcgtttgaaagcgtaccgagaccacgtcttcaagcaggtctcggtacgcttgtttggtctgcctttggtgcgcaccagagtgcgattgctgctttcacacctgcccaaacgaaccgcaccaaagggggaaacgaactctggtacgattcaaccgaactaaatgaggcaggtgtgaaagcacccttaatgtataaacataattTCTCACCTAACAGATATTTTATATGgaataataagcatattttatataaatctaaaacaCTGTATTTTGAAAATTGGTTCTCTAATGGTATCGTTTTAGTGAGCCAACTTTTCAACCAAGAAGGTCTTTTGTTAACTTATTCTgattttttgtcttaatttaaaatCCCAATCACTCCTAAAGAATATGCTGTAGTTATGGATGCTGTCCCCTCTGGGTtaaaaatgctttgtaaaaataaatttcccCAGTCTTCTCTGCAGTCCTTGGATCCTGTTGACACTGCTGTTGGTCGAGTTTGTTTTTCTCCATCTGTTAAACACAATAATTGACAGGTTTGGGCTCTTTTTCAAAGGGATGTTGTCTCTAGACCTCCTGTTGTAACTTTCTGGAATAGCTGTGTTGATGGTTTGATATGGCATAAAATCTGGAAATTAcctcataaatatttaataaaaaaaaaaaaaagtaaaataaatttatttcaaaatcatttataaatattacccCAGTAACTATTTCCTTGTAAACAGATTTAACTGTGATATTGATACACTATGTACATTTTGTGGCCTACATatagaaacattttttcatttattttggagttGTCCTTACTCAGACAATTTTTGGGCAAATTTCTGCTCATTTGTAAGAAAATTTTATCATGCCCAGCTTTCagctttgttttgaaaatgttttatttgtttttttcacttaTGACATTCCATAAGGAATactatttgattaatttattacttttgctGGCAAAGTTTAGTATTCATAAATAAAAGTACGGCAAttctataaaattgttttttttttttttggagatatatataatatattttaaatatgttataaaagagagatgttttgtgtgtttttgtgtgtgtaaatttttatatatttttgtgtttttttttttttgtctcattttgattttgtatttctttttctttgtgttcACCCCCACAGCTATTTTATTGAATCACATTTGAgtgattcaataaaataaataaaaataaggtaaataattagattactgatgtccatgtaaacacTCTGAATAATGGGCCCATGTCCAGGGATGTCCACATCAGCAATCTGCAGCGCCATCTGTCTGTTGGTCTCCTGTATTTTTGGATTCTCGTTCAGCTCCTTCCATGAATCTTCATCATGGCAACGTTCAAACAAGTCTCCAGCAACAAGGACTGTCCCCTCCGATGTTCCCTTCACCAGGGCTGCGTTGAGCCCCGACAAAACcgtgcaaaacgttttttaaacggaaacggtggtgcATTGACCACCCTGTTCTGTtgacgcaagagttgcaactattTGAGCTTGAAATGCGACGAGAAAGTCTCGGTCCCACGGGCCCCCGGTGTCTACTAGGATAGTTTGTGGTCCGGTGACTAAAGAAATAGTACATCTGAACTTCTACTTTGACGGAACGTCCCTGAGGATAGACTAGTTTTTAACGAAGTGACACTTCATAGACATACTAGTAATcataatacaacaataataatactacattATAACTAAGTAATATTTTGGCCCACCACTCTCTTTAATCATAAGTTACTAGAAGAGTTTCCATAAATAAAGGGGAAGAGTTAAAGTAGCGTACGACATCACGTGACTTGAATTGACGTTTGCATCATGGCGGAAGCAGTTGTAGAAACATCATTCATGGATCCTTTCAAAGATATTCTGGTTAATTATTTAATGCCAGAAAAATGTTACGACGAGTTCTTTTTACAGTTCAATCTTCTGCACGGTAGGTTCACATTTTATCCGTTTAGTAGTAAcgtataaatagatagataaatggacGTTATTATACAAGCTTATTTGCTTGTATAAGTTACTTAAATCGATTCAATGACAAAGTGGATTTTTCTCTTGTGCAAAACCTGTCATTTTGGCAGCTTTGGTAGTAACTGCATTATTCGCTTTGTGTCGACCTTAGGggagatattatttatttcaaattagtCTTAAGTTATGATCATCTATCatacaaaatatgaaacataGCTATTGAGCGGTCCTCTGagctgtaaatgtgttttattatgttatgtcTGTATTAAACCTCGTCAGCTTCACTGCCTCGCGCTTGTTAGAGGAGGCGGAACCATATACATGTCAGTTTCTTACTGGATAGCTTTTAGTATGTCCTCGGTAATTATCGGGGGTTTCCGTAAAAGCTTTTAAAACCTCCGATTCTTTTGGTTTTAATTAATGCATGTCAagcgtaataataataatgtctgttttaaatgtttgctgtgtaacttgcattaaaaatatgtgCCTAAACTTTCACATGCAACCACTTACAAGTCACATCGAAGACTGACTCCCGAGTTCCTCTTTGTGATTCTGTTTAGTGGACTGTCTGAAGATTGTAATCAGCAAAGGCCTGGGCATTGGGATCATTCTTGGTTCTGTGTTAGGTATGAAAAGACTCCCTCTTCATctttacaacacacacaaacccaaactATTTTCTTCTAATACtgatattttgtttatgtttcttcATAGTAAAACTACCTCAGATTCTGAAGCTGATTGGTGCCAGAAGTGCTGAGGGACTGAGTTTTAACTCTGTGCTACTGGAGCTCTTTGCTATCACAGGCACCATGGCCTACAGTATTGCCAACAGCTTTCCTTTCAGGTAAATCAATGGTGACACTTTTACATAATTGTGCTTTCATAAGTCTGGTACACATTTGTCTATACAAACaccatgcatttataaatatcaaACATCAAAGGGGAAACTGGTTACTAAACACAtaagtatatgtgaccctggaccacaaaaccagtcttaagtcgcatGGTTATAttagtagcaatagccaacaatacattgtatgggtcaaaattattgatttttcttttatgccaaaaatcattaggatatattaagtaaagattatgttccatgaagatatttagtaaatttcctactgtaaatatatcaaaaccttaTTTTTGATTAGGAATATGcattaagaacttcatttggacaactttaaaggtgattttctcaatatttagatttttttgcaccctcaaagtTGTATCTCTGCCTAATAATGTCCTatcctatataaaaaaaagacccttatgactggttttgtggtccatggttaCATATAACATGTTTTACTGTGATTATTTTTGACAGTTCCTGGGGTGAGGCACTTTTCCTCATGATTCAAACTGTGACCATTGGTTTCCTCATACAGCACTATGGAGGAAACACCATCAAAGgtatgttttaaaacaaacaaacaaaaactgctgctttcattcattttaaatgtaaaagtttgatGTACCTTTTGACTGTGCTGTGATTATATGCAGGTTTGGGGTTTCTGGCAGTCTACTTTGGCCTGTTGGCAGTCATATTATCTCCTGTGACACCAATGTCTGTCGTTACTACCATGCAAGCCTCTAATATGCCAGCCATTATCTTTGGACGAGTAAGCTGGAGATAAAACACCAATGCTGTTCAACAACTGACCCagcagaaatatatatttcatgtaatgTGTCCAATTTTCTCTGTGTCTTCAGTTAATTCAGGCTGGTACCAACTACAGAAATGGCCACACTGGACAACTGTCAGCTATTTCAGTGTTTCTGCTGTTTGCAGGCTCCTTAGCACGCATATTCACTACAGTGCAGGTAAAACCACTATAATGAGATATCATgcaattagggctgtcaaatgattaatcacgattaatcacatccaaaataaaagttttgtttacataatatatgtatgtgtacagggtatatttattatgtatatataaatacatacacataaattatatatttagaaaatatttacatgtatatacatttatatatttatattcttatattttatattatatataaatatatttaatatataaacataacatatttttatatatacatgcatgtgtttgtatttatatatacataataaatatacacagtatacacatattatgtaaacaaaacttttattttggatgtgattaatcgtgattaatcatttgacagccctacatgCAATATTTTGGAGgacagaagtctcttatgctcactaagactccatttgcttaaaaaaaaaaaacttcaatattgtgaaatattattataaattaaaatgtaaagttgttttcttttttagtagCCATTACTTAAGTCTTTAGTGTCCCATggtccttcacaaatcattctaatatgctgatttgatgctctagtaacatttcttaatattaccaAATTAGAAAACCGTTGTTCTgtcttatatttttgtggaaacccggTTAGATTTTTTAgaagattctttgattaatagaaatttcAACAACAGCatttacagtggggaaaatatttatttgatcccctgcttacaaagaaatgaagggtctgttaTTGTTAtgataggtttattttaatggatagagacagaatacaaaccaaaaaatccagaaaaaacacattatataaagattagaaattgatttgcatttcagtgagtgaaataagtatgtgatccccaagcaaaacatgacttggtACTTGGTACAGAATCCCTTttttggcaagcacagaggtaagaagTTTTTTGTAGtgggtcaccaggtttgcacacatctcaggagggattttgatccactcctctttacagatcctctctaaatccttaaggtttcttggctctCATTTGGCAAatcgaagtttcagctcccttcacagattttctataggattaaggtctggagactggctcggccactccatgacctgtgatcttttggttggtattctgtctctatatgttaaaataaacctaccaaaaaattacagacccttcattttttttctaagtggaaaaactataaatattgtCCCCACTGTATTTGAGATTTTTTGGAACAATATAAAAATCTTCTCTaactaatttgattaatttaatgtttccttgctgaatgaaataatttaaaaaaaatacttaatatctGATATTTAATGTTAGTGAAAACTATTTATGGTCCTCTTTGGATTTCGTGTTAATTTCAAAACGGTGACATAGTTCCATTAATAAATGCCCATTTTAATGTGTGCTCTGTACAGGAAACGGGAGATTCCCTCATGGCTGTCACCTACATCATCTCTTCTTTCTGTAATGGTGTGATCGCAGCTCAAGTCCTCTACTACTGGAATAGCAGCCCTGCCCTCAGGAAGAAGACTGAGTAGATCCTAACAACAGGCAAATTCAGAGACCACTCAGGTTGACAAAGTGCACCGGACAGCCGATTGGGGAATAAGATGTATTCTAATCAAAATGACGGTTCTTGTGAAATTAAGCTCTGTCCCTTGGTCACTTGTTAAAAgcatttattgttaatatatcacatatacataacatataaagGCAGGTACAAAACATTGTATAATGCACACATTGACGTATTCCAGGTGCCCGGAAGTGACTAAAAGCCAGTATGGTGAGGGGTCCttctataattataatttttcccCCTTATTATGGTAATGGGCTTTTTCATTCAttggaccatttttttttttagctcaggGAAGGGAGTAGTGTCAATAGTATTCTGGAATTAATCCATATTAAAACCTTGTGTATTATTACTGACATACTGTCGTGCTGTTCACTTTACCCTGGCTCACTGAATATTCCCTAAAATCCATGTAGCCATTTTGAATTCAACAacaaatctgtgaaaaaaaagtctgtcaagatttttgtaaatattaatttcagaattgtaaaaatgaccaaaatactTTAAAAGTGCACATATGAAAATGTTATCACATGCTGAAGGCAGCCCTAGTAGAACATGTTATCCCCACAAGGGATCATTCGTTTTTTGTTCTGCGTAGACAAATCCAACCATATGGACACTATTTTACAAAGTCTTCCAGAACCTAGAAATGCTAATGTTGCTAGAAAACACATTCTGTTGTATTTGgcaaaatgttttatctttagGTAATGTATAGAGTCTAGTGAATCAATTACTGTCGTCTTTCTTAAATTGCAATGGTCATGCAATAGTACATGTAGCCACGCTGTTGAGTGTCATCGCAACTAATGGGAACTTGGCAAAATAAGAGAAATTCATgtcaaagcacttttttttgtaGATGGTAGTATATTCACCCATCAAAAGTAAGTTTCAAGCTGTCTGCAGGTAAAAGGAAAATTTCATTTGAATGATGGAAATTGCATATTTGCACACATTACATTTGAGAATTGATTTTCCTTTTTTGCTTGTGAACatctgttgttcattgttagtttatttcatgaatgaaatattacaaatggctgtgatttaaaaaattttttttttttaatctaaagttGCAGTGTACTTTTGACCATTGAGTAAAACATTTCCATCAGATGATTTGTAGTGTTTGTTGTGTGAAAGGctttaaaaaaagacacaaacagttgcagaaaataaatttaataaataaactgttttattcttatttgaagttgtgtttttgcatttatccATAATGGACAGTTCAAATTGATGAATTGTGATACATACTTGTACCACCAGAGAGCGGCAAAGAATCGATAAAAATAACGTTTGCTATCAGTTTTCTCCACTGGAATCCTTTACCCTACTAGCTATTTCATTAATAACTTGTGTCAGTCTTTAAAGTCTCCATCTGTCATCCCTTTTTAAAGAGAAGTAAAGTATGTCAAGTAGAAAGCTTGGGAAGATACTGGCAGTATTGGTTCTGTTTCAGAAACTATTCAGTTGCTATTTTACAAATCCAACTCAAGAAGTCTGAAATCAGGTAGCCTGAAATCCTAATAAAAAGAATGATTTAACTGACTACAAAGAGTTGGAtgacttctttcttttttgcaaaagcaaaaatgtgGTTAAATGTTGACGAATAAAGCCCGTCAAGCCAGATGTGACTTTAATTCTCCCAGGGCTGctgatatttaattgtgctgttttaaaaagcactgaATATCTGGATCAGTGctctgtttttttgtatatagtatAGTATCTGTCATTTTCAATGCTACTTAAAACACACAATCCCTCACTGCAGTTACTTGTACTACGTACCTCATGTTTCTTATGTGCTTAATTCTCTCTGCTCCATTGTAACTGTAGCAATGAGTCTCCTGTGGGTCTAGCAGAGTTGGTTGTTCTGTCTTCTAGATGTACAGAGGGAAGAAAATCAACAATGTCAGAGCAGGCAAACATAAATAGAATTTACAAAGTACTGCTAGAACAATGGTGCACTCAGACAGATCGGCTGAATGCAAATGGCAGAAAGATAAGCTAGGCATCTAATGAGAGTGTTTATCTAAATATCAAAAGCAGTTAAAACGGGAACAGCCAATAATTTCTCAAATATAAGCTCAAATTATAGAGTTCTATTTAAGACCACATTGTTTATGCAAAAATGGTTTATAAAATGACTTAGAATAAATATTACATCTAATTTAGTGTAAATACTGGCAATCTATTTACaagcatacatttaatttcaaatgacaTCTTTGATTAACTAACAGTAATGTAACTGATAATAGGTTTTTTGAGCCTTTATTTTACTGAGACTAAAATTAAACTAAGAATTGATGTGTGATGTAAAATGTGTAtgagaaaaatcaaaaaaacaatgaaacaatacagttataaatcataaaaaaagaaagaaattatagcCATTCATTCCCCAAAAGGCTTATCCTTTATAAATAGGTAGTGGAATCCACATAATTaattatcacaaaaacaaattctaaataaCAACAGAGAGAGTTCAGTGTCATAAAGTTGGCTAGAAGAAGAAATATATTCTGTTTCTGTTAATTGTTCAATTTTTTAAGAGATTTCGAGATTTCATATATGTGAACCATAAAGTGAAGCATAATAGATTAGGTTCCTCTGTAAGTTCCTCTAAAGACATATTTTCTGCATGATTTCTTTGGTTGTGTTCATAATGTAGGCTTGCTCATGTTTCAGTAAATGCTTAAAATTTTGCCTGCACATTCTACTTAAACTTACAGAGTCAATTCAGTAACAGCATTCTGTTTGCTTTCATGTAGGAAGTGTTATTCCCGTAGACACTGCAAAAAGCAGAAGGTGTCTGATCTGATGGCTCTCTTCTCAACTCCACCCCCAACTGCAACAGGCTATTCTTGCCTAGCAGGGCTAGGCACAGTTCATGTCAACACACCTACTGTCAATGCTCATCAGATCCCTTTTCATCAAATAGAATGTTTAGACAgtgaattaattttgtttttaaaaattacagttaaagaTAGCAAGAGATGCCAATGAATAGCATTTAAGTGTAAATACCCTTATTTACccaaccatttaaaagtttggggtcagaacattttttatattttttttatgtttttttttttttaattcggcaaggatgcattaaagtgatcaaaagtgacattttatggaacttataatatgacaaaactaattgaatttgtattgtgtaaatttgaattattggcaagtgtcatttaacaaaactgtaatattatgtggcatttaacagttctaaattagattttttttaacttgaatattaaacatttgaaatttaacacaacTTAATATTTATATGGCAGAGttttataaacatgtattttcaaacagccatttttttttcttagactgcaaaaatctaaatttgtaaaaatacagcttcaagttttcaagatgaagagGAAATTCGGAAAATCTaattcaatattctaaaattcaaTATGCAGAAATTAAGATTTTACAGAAAGTAGGTCAGAGGTAATCCACAGGGAAGAGTAGATGTTCTCCAAAAAGTCAAATGAAGCATTTTAGCCAGTTAGTAGTTTTCTAGCGTGAGCGTACGGTTCAAGATCTTCCTGATCATGAATCGCCCAGAGGTAGCCTCTTAAAAAATTTATGGTTTTATGGCAGCTCAACCAATTtccatgttgataataataagaaatgtttttgagtatCAAATCAGCACATTTGAAAGATTTCTAAATTATCATgtcaaaaaaattcagctttgccatgacaggaataaaagacatttttaaatatattaaaatagaaaacagttatttttaattgtaataatatttcacaatattacctttttgtaaattaataaatgcagcaAGCATAATAAATGCAGTGAACATAAATACTtattacaaaatcattaaaaaatcatacttttataTAGTAGcgtatataactatatatatatatatatatatatatatatatagtagcatATATAACTGTCAGTAATATTCAGTGGAGTAAAGAAAGAGGGTTAGTTAGTTAGAGAGtggtcagtcttttttttttttcttgacagttAAATGAATGTATcattaaaatgttgtgtaaatgttGGATTACgcagcttttttttctctcaggtcTGTTGGGAAGCCCTCAA
Coding sequences:
- the mpdu1b gene encoding mannose-P-dolichol utilization defect 1b gives rise to the protein MAEAVVETSFMDPFKDILVNYLMPEKCYDEFFLQFNLLHVDCLKIVISKGLGIGIILGSVLVKLPQILKLIGARSAEGLSFNSVLLELFAITGTMAYSIANSFPFSSWGEALFLMIQTVTIGFLIQHYGGNTIKGLGFLAVYFGLLAVILSPVTPMSVVTTMQASNMPAIIFGRLIQAGTNYRNGHTGQLSAISVFLLFAGSLARIFTTVQETGDSLMAVTYIISSFCNGVIAAQVLYYWNSSPALRKKTE
- the LOC122137823 gene encoding metallo-beta-lactamase domain-containing protein 1-like; amino-acid sequence: METLLKFRCTISLVTGPQTILVDTGGPWDRDFLVAFQAQIVATLASTKTFCTVLSGLNAALVKGTSEGTVLVAGDLFERCHDEDSWKELNENPKIQETNRQMALQIADVDIPGHGPIIQSVYMDISNLIIYLIFIYFIESLKCDSIK